One Candidatus Atelocyanobacterium thalassa isolate ALOHA genomic window, AGCATTACTTTCACTACCCTCAGTTTTAGCTCTTTCTCCTTGATAGTGATAAATTACTGCAATATTATTTAAAGCTGATGGCATTTGAGGATTTAAATTAATAGCTTGTTTATAATAGTCTAAAGCTTTGGCATGTTCTCCGTTGCTAGCATAGATAATACCAATATTGTAAAGAATATAACTACGATCATTATCGTCTTCTTCTAACTTGAGTGCTTCGTTATAATTATCTAGAGCCTCAGCGTATTCTCCATCTGCTTGAGCTGACATGCCATCTCTATAGTAAGCAAAAGCTTCTTTTGCTTTTTTATTAGCAGGCAAAATTTTAAATATAATATCTGCCATTACAGTAAAACTTTTATCTATGAAATTGTCATTGCGCTGAGTTCTAGGCATGGTTTCTAAAGTATAAAATTATATGGTTATATCTTATCAAAGTTTTATCCTTTAACTCCACTTCCTGAATCAGTAGGGATAATATACTGTTGTACAAGTATAAATAAGAAAACAACTGGAATTATAGAGATAATCGATCCAGCAGAAATCAGACGCCAATCTAGATCTAAAGAATTAGCTAATTTAGCAATTCCTAACGGTAAGGTGTAATAAGATGGATCATCTAAGACAATTAAAGGCCATAAGAAATCACTCCAGGATCCAATAAAAATAAAGAATGCTAAAGTTATCAAAGCTGGTCGAACAGCAGGAATCATAACATTCCACCATATATCAAATTCTGAGCAACCGTCTATTTTGGCTGCTTCCTCTAGTTCTTTAGGAATTTCTTTAAATGCTTGTCGTAGAAAAAAAATACCAAAAGTTGATACTAAGTTAGGAATAATAGCGCCTAAATAAGTATTGCGGAGATTTAAATTAACTGCCAGGATAAACAAAGGTATCATAATGATCTGGGATGGTATCATGATAGTAGAAACTATGAACGCCCATATTGTATCTCTGCCTAGAAAATCTATTCTAGCTAATGGATAGGCTGCAAGAGAACATAGAATGAGATTTAAACATACAGTTATAAAAGCTATCCAAAAACTATTAAATAAGTATTTTTCGAAAGGATAATTTTGCCAGACAGTTATAAAATTCTGCCAGGTAGGTTGACTAGGTAGCCAAGATGTTAAAGTTCCTGATACATCTTCAGTTGAAGGCTTGAAAGCAGTTCCAAAAAGCCAAATCAAAGGGAAAAGAGTTGATATAGCAATTACTATAAGTAATAAATATGTGAAAATATTTTTAGAAATTGATTTAGGTTTTCTATTTCTCATCTATTATCAGTTTAGTATAAATACTCGAAACATAATGAGGCAGCAGTTATTATCAGATTACCAAGTTAAATATTTTAAAAACTAACAATAATGTTTAATTAAAACATATTTTTTAGTTTTTAAAATTGATTTTTAATCTTTATTTCAATGTAATCACTAATAAACTAATTATGTAAATAATCATAGGAAATTTATTTCCTTAAAATAATTTTTTTAAAATTTCTTTGATATTGCAGAGTGACATCTATCACAAATTGTAGGATCATCTATAAAATCACCAACTGTTGTTGAATAATTCCAGCAACGATCACATTTCTCACCTTCTGCCTTAACCACACCAATATAAAATAACTCTGATTCACTTTGATATTTAAGAGATTTAATTTGATCTAAATCTTCTATCAACTCTACTCGGGAAACTAAAAAGAAGTAACGTAGTTCATCAACGCAATTACCTTGTAAAAAAGTATCCTGAGAATCAAATTTCATTAATTGTTGTTTAAATTTCACATCTTTGATGTGAAGAATTATTTTTGCATCTAAAGAAGACCCGATAACTTTATTTTGTCGAGCTAACTCTAAAACATTATTAATATCATTTCTAATTAATCTTAGGTTAACCCAAAAAGTTTTTAATTCTGGTTGGTCCAACTCTTGTATCTTATCAACCCATCCTCCTTCAAAGACAGAATTATAGGAAAGCTTACAAGATGAGTGTTGCCAAATATCTTCAGCCATATGAGATAGTACGGGAGCAATCATTGTCGATAAGTTTTTAATAGCTAAGAATAAAACTGTTTGACAGCTACGGCGACGAAATGAGTTAGGAGAAGATATATATAATCTATCTTTAGCTATGTCAAGATAAAAATTAGACAAATCTACAATACAAAAATTTTGAATTGCTTGATAAAAATTAGAAAAATGAAAAGTTTCAAATGCTTTAGTTACTTCTTTAGAAACTTCAGCAATACGATTCAACATATACCGATCTAATTCTGGTAACTTTTCATAAGAAACTGTATCTTTTTGTGGATCAAAATCATGTAAATTACCTAATAAAAAACGTGCTGTATTTCTTATCTTTCGATAAACGTCCGAGATTTGTTTAAGAATTGTCTCCCCAACAAGAACATCTGAAGAGTAATCAACTGATGATACCCAAAGTCTTAAGACATCAGCTCCATAGGCAGGTTCTTTTTTCTTATTATTTCCTCCGTTAATTATGACATCAGGATTAATTACATTTCCCAATGATTTACTCATTTTTCTTCCTTGCTGATCTAAAACAAAACCATGAGTTAATACTGTTTTATAAGGAGCAATTCCGTTGACAGCAACACTAGTTAAAAGGCTAGATTGAAACCATCCTCTATGTTGATCTGAACCTTCCAAATACATATCAACAGGATACTTTGATTTAGATTGTTGTTTAATCACAGATGCCCAAGAAGAGCCAGAATCAAACCAAACATCCATCGTATCAGTTCCTTTTCGATAACGATGATGATCTTGTTTATATTCTTCTGGAAGTAGTTTTTCGATAGACATTTCCCACCAAGCATTAGCTCCTTTTCTAGCAAATATTTCTTGTATATTTTTAACCGTTTCTTCAGTCAGTAAAGCTTCATTAGTTTCTTTGTCATAAAAAACTGGAATAGGAACGCCCCAACTTCTTTGTCGGGAGATACACCAGTCTGAACGATCATTAACCATTGAAGTAATACGATTAATACCTTGAGATGGAATCCAATTTACATTTTTTATAGCACTTATAGCATGTGCTCTAAAACCTTCTACTGAAGCAAACCATTGTTCTGTTGCACGAAAAATAGTTGGTTTTTTGGTTCTCCAATCATATGGATATTTATGCTCATAAAGTTCTTCTTTAATTAAAACTTTTTCTTCTTTGAGCCTATTAATAATAACTTCATTAGCATCTTTTAGAACGTTCAATCCAGCGAATGGTCCTGCTTCTTCTGTTAGAATTCCTTTGTTATCAACAGGAGACAATATTTCTAAGCCATACTTTTGCCCTACTAAGTAATCTTCTTGTCCGTGACCTGGGGCGGTATGAACTAACCCAGTACCAGAACTAGTATTAATATAGTCACCACCAATAACAATTTTACATTCTCTATCAAACAGAGAATGTCTATAAATCGTATTTTCTAATAAATTTCCTGAAAAAGTTGCTCGTATTTTCAAAGAGGTTTCGAATACTTGTGATAGCTTGTCAACTAAATCTTCAGCTACGATTAGATATTTATGTTTACAAACCCCGGTAGTTTGCTCAACTACTGAATATTTAATAACTGGATTTACTGCTACTGCTAAATTGGCAGGAATTGTCCAAGGAGTTGTAGTCCAAATTACAACTCCTAAATCTGATAAAAAGTCTTTTAAAATACC contains:
- the ileS gene encoding isoleucine--tRNA ligase; its protein translation is MTEQKNYKNTVNLPQTDFNMRANSVSKEPELQEFWIKNKVYKKLSEENPEELFILHDGPPYANGSLHMGHALNKILKDFINKYKLLQGHKISYIPGWDCHGLPIELKVLQSISSKERQNLNPLQLRYKARDFALKTQQEQAKSFQRLGVWGDWHNPYLTMLPEYEAAQIGVFWNMFNKGYIYRGLKPVHWSPSSQTALAEAELEYPEGHVSRSIYTAFSVTNASQEITGILKDFLSDLGVVIWTTTPWTIPANLAVAVNPVIKYSVVEQTTGVCKHKYLIVAEDLVDKLSQVFETSLKIRATFSGNLLENTIYRHSLFDRECKIVIGGDYINTSSGTGLVHTAPGHGQEDYLVGQKYGLEILSPVDNKGILTEEAGPFAGLNVLKDANEVIINRLKEEKVLIKEELYEHKYPYDWRTKKPTIFRATEQWFASVEGFRAHAISAIKNVNWIPSQGINRITSMVNDRSDWCISRQRSWGVPIPVFYDKETNEALLTEETVKNIQEIFARKGANAWWEMSIEKLLPEEYKQDHHRYRKGTDTMDVWFDSGSSWASVIKQQSKSKYPVDMYLEGSDQHRGWFQSSLLTSVAVNGIAPYKTVLTHGFVLDQQGRKMSKSLGNVINPDVIINGGNNKKKEPAYGADVLRLWVSSVDYSSDVLVGETILKQISDVYRKIRNTARFLLGNLHDFDPQKDTVSYEKLPELDRYMLNRIAEVSKEVTKAFETFHFSNFYQAIQNFCIVDLSNFYLDIAKDRLYISSPNSFRRRSCQTVLFLAIKNLSTMIAPVLSHMAEDIWQHSSCKLSYNSVFEGGWVDKIQELDQPELKTFWVNLRLIRNDINNVLELARQNKVIGSSLDAKIILHIKDVKFKQQLMKFDSQDTFLQGNCVDELRYFFLVSRVELIEDLDQIKSLKYQSESELFYIGVVKAEGEKCDRCWNYSTTVGDFIDDPTICDRCHSAISKKF
- a CDS encoding carbohydrate ABC transporter permease — encoded protein: MRNRKPKSISKNIFTYLLLIVIAISTLFPLIWLFGTAFKPSTEDVSGTLTSWLPSQPTWQNFITVWQNYPFEKYLFNSFWIAFITVCLNLILCSLAAYPLARIDFLGRDTIWAFIVSTIMIPSQIIMIPLFILAVNLNLRNTYLGAIIPNLVSTFGIFFLRQAFKEIPKELEEAAKIDGCSEFDIWWNVMIPAVRPALITLAFFIFIGSWSDFLWPLIVLDDPSYYTLPLGIAKLANSLDLDWRLISAGSIISIIPVVFLFILVQQYIIPTDSGSGVKG
- a CDS encoding photosystem I assembly protein Ycf3; translation: MPRTQRNDNFIDKSFTVMADIIFKILPANKKAKEAFAYYRDGMSAQADGEYAEALDNYNEALKLEEDDNDRSYILYNIGIIYASNGEHAKALDYYKQAINLNPQMPSALNNIAVIYHYQGERAKTEGSESNAETLFDQAAEYWKQAIRIAPNNYIEAQNWLKITGRSEMDVFF